The genome window cattttgcgcCCAATTTGGCGACTTTAAAATATAATTCCTTTATTTTATACGAGAGTGCATGTAACCtttattaaattaaagcttgtgaattggactttcactttttacacattttccacccaactGGGCGACTTTAAAAAATGTCTTTCTTTTAAGTTGTGCCAGAGTGCAATTATCCTATATCACGTTAAAGCTTgcgacttggactttcactttatACACTTTTTGCCCAATAGAGcgactttttaccaattttttttatttcaagtgCTACGAGAGTGTAACCTACATTaaactaaagcttgtgacttggactttcactaatttttacatattttttgcccaattgggtgactttttacaatttctttatgaGAGTCCAACCTACACGAAATTAAAGCTAGTGACTTGTGATATTCACTTTTTACGTATTTCCgcccaattggacgactttttGTAATTTATGTAAGTCCTCAGCAAAAGTACATCGATAACGTGCAGGTATGGCCGCATTTTGTGTATAGATATAAGACTGTCTAGTTTTATCTACATGTTGGATGTCTGTTGTGTAGACCTACTGCTACTTCTCCTCTGTCCTGTAGACGCATAGCTCCTGCTAAATAACTGCAGGAATGCCTGACGATATCTAGGATTGGTCACGCTATATATGAGCGGATTGGTAGTCGCATTTGCTACTATCAAACCACGGACAAACCACAGCAAGGTCCGTCGCCGAGTGTCTGCAATTTTAATTCCAACTCGATAGTCGCTGAGATACAATACAGCAGCATTAACTCGGATGAAGAAATACGGAGTCAAACACAGGAAAAATACTACGTTCGTGGCTATAAGCAGCCTTGCGACTTGATTACGCGATTTCATAGTTGAGCCGAAGATACTTTTGTGTAACTTCTTAATAATTCGACTGAACATTGTGGTATTGAAGATTAATGTAACAACAAACGGGATGGCCTGAACTATGTCAGAGAAAGCAGGGAAGATGGGATGAAGAGTGGTGCAGCTTAGACTTAACTTAGAGGTCATATCCGCAAAACGATCGCTATTTGGCCACAAGACGCATACCTTTACCACCTTGCCCCATCTAGGTACAACTAGTCCAGAGTAGAGGATACCAAATACCCAGCACATAATGATCAGTTTTACGGTGCGTTCTTTAGAAACGACGAGATGGTGTTGAAGAGGTCTGCAGATTCCTAGGTATCTTTCTGTGGTCATGATGAGAAGTAAACAAACCGATGTAAAGAGCGTGACATAGATGATTGAATTGGTCATGATGCAACCCAAATCGGATTTGTGTGACGTCATATATAATGGTGCATGTTGTATGTAAGATCCAAGAATGTCATATGTCATTGTGATTATGAAGACCGTATCACATATTGCTAAATTAGCAAGATACGAGTTGGTCAATGTACGCATAGAAGGTATCTTAGCTACCACAGCTAAAAAGGCTAGATTACCGAGCAGTCCGAACGTCAACAGGATGGGGAAAAACACAGTAATTATGTGACGGTCCGCAGTGGAATAGAAATACTTCTCAATGACCTCTTCATCGGAGAGGGTACTCTCATTCCTGAAGCTTCCTTCCTTGCATAGAGCATCGAAGGATGAATTACTCTTTGATTCCATTTTATCAGCGAAAGTTGTGCCTCTCTGATTGGACAAAATAATGAGTACCACTGAGCTAATGTAACCTTAACGTTAAATGCTCTCAACAAATGAAAAGTAATTGCCAATCCCTAAAAAGAACGATTGTCTATTTGGTAGTAAAAGCAATACATTCACTATTTGAGTTGAAACACGCGTTTGTCAATATCATCTAACACAAAGAAACGAGTTTGTTTATAAAGATGCAACTGTTCAACGAAGTTTTCAATCTGTGCTGTCAAACATGTGTATCCGTAATAGTCAGTGGTGAGGACAGTGACTAAGGAGCTCGATCAGCTTATTCTGGAATGTGTTATGTGAATCTCGAATAATCTCATGGTTTCTCGTTCGTAATCCGTGTATATAGCAAGGAATATCAAATCTGGAACTGACAATTTGTAATTAGCATGTGtcccattgttattcaaataacGTATTGTTATTAAAACTTTCCCAGAGGGCACTAATATGTCTACAGATAGAGCATCCTGGACGGCGCTTGACTGAAACGTATGATGACATATCGTATTAATATTATTCTATGTTGGATTAAATGATCGCCTATCCAAGTTTCCTCTTGTAAGATTATCTACTGCATTATACACATGACTACAGAGATTgtattatataatattggatggcattgAGCGTTGTATGAGaataccgtaaacattcgcctaatggcgcacacgggctcctttgccttgggggtaaatttcatgtacaaatagagagctccctcctctgaaaatcccaacaagaatcaagggtacgtgcccttatttgcctGTGGGATTTTTACTGGAGGGCACTTTtagattgtgcctaaaattccagttatgtcaagtgCAGTATAATGATTCTCACACACTCCGAAATAAATCCATTCAAtactattattatataatatgaagctgacTGAAACTCACAAATGCTGTTTAGGGAGGCAGTTATGTCCGTTAGTAGTTTGACAGCCTTCTTGGTGGATTTTTTCCTCCTTGGTTACGCTTGCAAATCGATTTTGTGTCGTCTACGGAGTCgccatgttttgtttttaaccgTACGATCAGAAGGGGTCGCGCGGTACCAAAATTAGTCTCAATCACTGCTTGTGAACGCTCTACGTGAATACTGCGTTTGTGTGATGCGTGCCTTCTGGGTATTATAATGAGCGTGCGGATTTTCCTCCATGTTTACCTCCATGGCTGGGCATTATGAATGACTGGAATGCGATCATTTTAGCGTTTGTCAAATTTATATACAGAGAAAGATCCAGAGTTGTTTGTGTGCTTGTGATAGCTTTAGAATGATCTTATGTTCTTTTACCTTCCTTTGTTTTTTTCGCTGTATACAGATGGTCCACTGTGTTTTAAAAGATATGTTTTGCTGAGataatgcaattttttttgtgtattCTTTTTAACATAAATATGTTTGTTGACCTACTTCATAAGAACTGTTTGTTTTTGCTCGAGATGTTCTTTAGCCATTTTGATGTGGAAGTAAGACAATATGTGTTTTTTGAGTGCAATTAATGTCATGTGCAATTTCATACTgcctttttgttcttttgttcTTTGCTCGGTTTGTGATCGTTTTTTTCAAGATTACTCCTAACAAAATGCACAGTATGAGCTTGAACTGTCGTTTTTTTACCTTGTTATCTTACCATTTTACATTTTTGCTAAACAGCTAAATTTTATCGTTGCTAAataatttattgtaattttatagAGTTGTATTatcttgtaaagcgccttgtggttgCGTGCAATATAAGGCGCTTAATAAAttgtatgtattattattattatgtatataaAAATGGACAGAGGACTCTGGAAGTGGCATATTGTTTTTGGAAATTCAGCCTGAAAACTGCAATACCGCGGTGTGATGGATTTCGGCCGACCCACCGATTCGCCAGGAAAagagggtttctttttttcgtcgcctcagTGAAAACTTTATTAGTCTATAGTACTGttcataaaaaaaatatcagaTATGATGTACTAATTCACTACGTAATGTCGGCATTAGATGTAATATCAACACACGGttctttgatgtgatcatttatttatttttctaacaatacattttataatgttcaattctagaccaggACAATATCAATAGTTTCCATCCTaatacatatatatttttaacacagatattggtttctatatcaaattataaatctttttttacttttttgtggTACGTTTTATTCTGtaaactgaaaattgaaaattgaaaagaaaaatatatattttaaatttgaataagccaaataatatgaactacccggtatcatcagtagatatggggcattgatgaactacctgatagtTGTATAAGTTATATGAATGgtttccaaatgaaaccatctacaacctgaccatcaccactccactggttgccagagtcaagattcatcaactcaaatttctcggccatatactgcgtcttgaagatggcgagcctgtgaaagaatatgcgctttacattccaccacatgggaagaggaaaccgggacggccacgcacactgtacttacagtatgcccagcacctcctgggagatactgaagggatgctgcagcaaaacaaaattgtttcgcttgcccaagatcgcgtacgttggagaaagcttgtagccgactgatgatgatgatgaaatagcaaATTTAGACAGTGTAAGACAAAGGGATAGAAGACAATACTATAAATGTGCAGACAAGACATGCATGATGGCAGcttatacatatttataaattgatTCGAACTATTAAAAATATCGTTAATATAGATAAGAAGACTTTAGTGATGTCACATTACTCGGTATTGGGGTCCAAAAGAGAGCACTATGCCTTTTAATTGAATTGCTGGCAAGGTCAGTGGTGAAAAAAACCGAATAGTGCCTGAtggggaatacccgtccgccattccCGGTCTTTGCCCACTTCGCCTAAACCGGATAATTTTAGCGTTACTGTGCCCTGCTCTTATAGGGGCGCGCTTTTAAGTTTTGCCAAACTTAATTACCCTGATCATGGGGTtatcaaagtattctagccaaaACACCCAGTCAGGATATAACACACTTAACACTTAATTGTATGATTAGTCTCAGAGATTACAAGATCACCTTGTTATCAGCCAAACAtcaagggcgcacatcactaaaTGATATCAATACAGGGGTCGACtcgaatatgtgacacgatctgctccatgggggctaaagggggcattttttgaaaattgagttactataattattaccttatacaaacaataggctatcataatactgaaaacaccaaaggtctagcataattggttctaaagttctgaagctttgtgatgtgtattttattatgtattttattgtttttttactccattatttttgattttatctcaatttcaattttgccgccttcgGCCCCCATAGACcggatcgtgtcacatataccggttgtcccaaaaaaggttacatgtagattttttaatgttaacaaatataaatgtccttttcgtgacataatctatgtaccctcaaCTAGTAacactgtgaatgtcaagttcacaacgtgCGTATTTGGCCCGCATTCTACGAATGGgacctgagcaagctgtttaccatgtttacgtgatATAATGCAACAACACGTTCGCTGCCCGCATATAGCGCACAGTGCAATATGGTTCTTTAGTGCAATAAAAAGAAATGCgagaaaataaaaagtaataagcaaaaatagaaaacaaagatgtgcttgagtttaactttcgttgtgcgatattttgctAATCATAGTGtacttatgtccacggcaaattcaccgtgacatttccagccataaacccgcttagtgaagattaaaccgagatatgcagtactaaatcattatagtaatcgattgtccaacgcaaatttaaCGAATATTTACCtcaccgtaaaacccacttttataaacgcaaaataagtctcgtcatttgagacgtgataacacgatataatgtgttatcgttttaaaatccgttttgtttaattttgctgtgtttgttttattgtttgtttgtttgttttcaatgtgtaatcttcattttctgttttatctggattttatatggaaactgcttttCTTTTCTgcggattcgatgaacagttgaacgcggtacgttgttctccactgaaagtcgacgtactgatcgtcttgggcttttcgccaccgctcttcgtatgacatcgatgtttgtagccgatcttcctgttcttccacgttcTGAACGAGGTAGaccatgaacagatccagttgataggattTTCTGCACTAGTTGTTGGATAGTATTTCGGCTGGgtacataatttacattaaaatgatccttaaactttgcttgaaTGAGTTTTTCCGACTTTGTCTcagcaaagaaccatacgatctgaatccgttgatctataagaaattcatcttcacttcaactgttttaaagttaagtttaatattgtcaatattatcgtatttataatctaaaacagcagtcacgcttaatacgctaggccatgtaatccatgaatgttcatacctaaatgtagcgtgtgcagtgagtgaaccaactttattgttcagggaagcacattattcatgtgcttgaataaaaaacatatgagcttgcttttgtgggtttgatacacacgtatgtacagtcgcacagtaaggtcaaggggtcatcaataatgctgtttttggtatcagaataattctaaaagatcaatctatgtgaatatgttctccattttggtatgaagtaggaaatatttgagatatggcaaattcacaatgttaagttacttttgggacacgctgtacatcATACATATCTAAAAAATTGTACATcaaaaacaaacagcaaacaaaaaagacaatatGGAGGAGTTGACTGGAAGGCCAATGAGGCCTGAATAAGCCAACCCCTAAACAAAATTCGTTGCAAAATAATAAGAACAAAATCACATGAGACCTAACATGCAAAGCCAATAAGACAAGACGGACAGTGcccagaagaagaaaaaaagttattCGTAAACTGAAATCATATTTCGTTTAagctgattacgaaaatgtttaacGGATTTGCAAGTctttgctttatttatttatactgttCCAAAAAGTGGGTCCAGTAGCTCGGATGGAATGATCAGAGAATgcttttttattatttgtcaaGTTGAGATCATTTACATGTCTTGTCTGGTAGCCGTGTATGTCAGAGCGCTTTGTAAAataaccattaaataaatcaggCAAATCATTCATAGAATATTTATACATAAATACGCCCAGTTCGAGTGAGTACATATCTTTTACAGTTAGTATgtcagagcacatgatggtatacaaatattaactgtctatgagtgtgatggtcaaaatataatcacgaggtgaagatggattgttccattccacgagccggaacggcgagtggaatggaacaatacatctttcaccgagtgattatatttcgaccattacacgaatttaagacagttaatatttgttttatatcactcatgcataaattctattactaaaatactattggGGTAGGATATacattacattttttcatcaacataacaccatgttttgccgtgatatactttacattttggggtccaccccataactaaatcggcgagtccaagagtcagcgcacggcttggcgcaggcgcactacggcagagcacatgatggtaaagactgtCACACGGAGAGGGTAATAGTAAAAATgttaaatggtaatcaaccaatgaactgtctagaatttatgtatgagtgatataataaagactatcacacggagagggtgatagtaaaaatgataaatggtaatcaaccaatgaactgtctagaatttatgtatgagtgatataatagtcACTGTTGATACCCCTGTCTTCTTGCGCTCATAACTTAGCAGACAATTACTGTTGTTAATAGAAAAACGGGAACTTGATGTCACCTCCATGATATCATTTCAACTCGCCCTGCAGTGCACATTAACTACGTAcaacatttagggattcaatcatgtttcaccgttgttcagcaccgattaacaatgatgcgtccgcgtcgtctgagtggtttacctCGCGAGGGCAACTTTAGCTgtccgagcgaagtaaaccacgcaaacgcgccggacgcgagttgttaatcggtgatgaacaacggtgaaacatgattgattccctttcaacaacgaaacaaacTAAAGATGtccaattcacatgattctttaattcagaatgtccgtttgtcattgccaccttacaagaagatcgcggtatttctctgttgatatcggcaaGGAATCTAAAGAATAAAActgtaatatttagctgctaccgccaacataaaaGAGTTCATGCTGATTTATTGATTCCgttcaattaattttcatttattcttatttcggccacatgataCATTCGTTGTACATATTAATTttgtagcgtaagttaaatttccatcttgttcagattgggtgccataagcttcacgctctgcgtttttgcggcatccacatctcttcacttttCATGTTCTTATTGTGTTTCTATAAGTTATCTCATTATGTTTTTCTTATCTTTAATTtccatttgtataattttattgtgaattgagatgaaaacaaataaacttgaacttgaacttgaaacttgaacttgaacttgaacttgaactcatgtttacgcatacgttccaggcatgacgaattttacgcgctcatgtgtaacgcgtacgcgtaacctcgcgttcgcgtatacgctgctggactgtggattcatcaccggtTAACAACGCAAAGAGTTGTTGAAAACTGGTTTGATTGCCCTCTATCGGAATTACTAACAAGCAATGAATaagcagtattattattattattaattgtgtGGCGCTCTGAAATTGTATTCAGCAAGGAAAGGGGCCCTACCAGTCAATCAGCCAGCGGACCCTTCCAGAGCAGTATTAATTGATTGTACTAACATGTTAATTTAGTATTTCTGCTAACAAATCCCAACGACCTGTGGTTGTACagggggtcaaaaattaaagtttttATTAATCTTGTACCAAATTGTTTGTCTAGTTTCCTGCAGTGAGAAAAATATGATGTATAGTTACTTGGGTAGAACTGATGAACCAATTTAACAGGACAGTTGCCAACTTTTTGCCACAAAAAATATTAACTATACATCACAGATAGTGAAAACCTATCTTTTTCTTACAGCCTGAAGCTAAACAAATAATTTGtacaagtttcatgaaaatcggagcaacttaaattttgacccccctgaacaACTTGAAAAGTGATCTTCGACCCTTTATGGCCCATAACTTTACAATCACAGGGCATACACGCACACAATTTAGATTTTTGTGACCACCAGATAGATAATAAGATATGCTAATAATTGAAATCAGAGCATATTCGacttttcacccctgtatagccCTGTCGGGTCATGTCTGAGGTCATTTTGAGGGACATAGACTCAAAATAACGTTCGCTCACCGCCATTGTTGGATTCAGCAGgtccaaattagtaaagataCCTAGGTTATCAACTTTTACTAAACATGCCTTACAAAATCTGAATTATTGGACTTTTCTCTTCCATTGTCTGATAGATTTCAATATTTAGTGGTGTGAACTCTGCagttcaaaatttgcaattttatgaaCAAAATTTTAGTTCCATAGTTCCATCTTCAGTGAATCGCtattaatgttttaatatttaataatttgtgtaaataattaattcatcctGATTCAAATATCAAACATCaagcagtcagaattaataggtagattttcacgggaaaattttctggacacgggacacccatgggcgcagacatattagcattatggaatgtgacccgagTACAgtgggtgttcttccaatgtatttgaatataaAGAATTCCTCctctgatgcaaaataagttacttgtcgcaagttattaatattatggtaagagtttccgtagataaatatttttttccgtagatagatatttttgaaattacgttttgatgatcttgtgaagaaattaagataacataatattcaataaatttgcaatgcacaaatttctatcaaaattgcggtcaaaaatactattccaattcaaaattactcagACTTATATAGCgaggtcaatcaatcaatcaatcaatcaaatttatttccatcaaaaattaaaacatacaaataacaaacatgataaaaacgATGCAAAAGCCTGTAAAATGTTGTGCCCCCTGAAACACTTAAAAGAAGGGCCTAAATATATAaacacagatacacaaaatgaaaaaatacaatataccAAGCCTGAAAGGAAAAAAGATAATACACTTGATTTCTCACCTCACACTCACACCAGGCACACTCCACCACAAAAatgtcataggcatgtaataaaaAGGTATACACATAAAAATAGATTTATATGTGTAAAACATGTATTTATATAAAATTCAGTAGTATTAACCAAATGTTACCATatcaataaataaacataattctacttgtaaatatcaaaaacagaTTTCAAGTTTGACTTAAAATGGCCTAAGGTTgctgacattttaacattttttggcaaTGCATTCCATACTTTTGGTCCAACCGTTAAAATACTGTTGATTTTGTGGATAGGTATtttataatacatacatacatacatacaataggcttttatatagcgccatttcaaatgatcacagcgctcaaaacaacatagcaagataaatatacaacaaaaacatgataGAATATAAGCAAAAAGTTCACAAGAACCAATAACAAGCAATTATGTTTctgaaaacagaaatgttttcagcccttttttgaacACTGGCAAAGAGTTGGAGGAGCGGACTGAAACAGGTAACTGGTTCCACAACTTGGGAGCTATGAAAGCAAAAGCCTTATCAGCGGCAGACTTAAATGAACGGTAGTGGAGTTTGGGCACATGCAGACGAGTGGCATCAGTGGCAGATCGAAGTCCTTGCCTTCCAGGGATGTATAATGTCAAGGAGGATGCCAAATAATCTGGCCCCAAGCCAGCAAGGCACTTGTAAACATACAACATGGCTTTGTAGTAGATTCTCTCCCCTCACAGGCAGCCAGTGCAATTCGTGGAGCAATGGTGAAGCATGGTCTTTCTTGGCTGCAAGAAAAATAATCTTGGCTGCCCAATTCTCTAGTCTTTGAAGACGAGCAATTTCAGTAATCATTCCTATTCCGTGTATTATAGTTATGATTTTCTTTGTGAGTCTGGAAGAAATTTTCAAAAGATCTAGgtaacattttgttattataCTTAAACATAAATATAGCAACTTCCTTATTGaacatatcaaaaatatctaataccttaaacattttgaaaattggttcAATCATAGCCTTGTAGTTTAAAATAATCATGGGGTATCCAAGTTTCATCAAGTCCAATTAAATCAAACTCCATGTTGGAGCAGTGAAGAAAATCTCTAAATGaatcaaaatttttgtttgaaCTTCTTATATTTAAATTCAGAATTGACATACCAGTCTTTGTTTTTTTCTGTAAATTGTTAATATCAATCTCAGTGAAATAAGAAGAATCACTCATATCTTTTACATCAGTTAGAAATATAGTTGGATCAAAAGAacaattttcatatttatttttgaaattagtaTCTAAAACAGTTCTATTTTCAAAGAAACGATATAATTCTAAAAGATATTATTTCTCAATAGATATATGATTAAAAGGTAGGTTTACCTCTTCATTGCATGATTTACAATGCCAATATTTGGTATTCAAGTTTCCTTTGAATTCCTTATTTGTAAGATTACTACACTTTTTGTGGTTATACTTATTACATACAGTACATTTTAATTTCCTTTGATTACTTTTTACATGTCTATGACAAGTTGAGCAAACACACGACATAACCCCACACACACCAACACACAACTCaatacaccaaaaaaaaatatatatcagatgaagaaacaaaatgtaaTGGAAAAGTCCAGTGCAGAACATTTTCTCCAGAGACATCGAATACACAAAATTAATAGTGACCTCCTAGGCCGGTTTCAACACATTTTTCACGATTGGGCAATTCATATTAGTATATACATGTAAACTGAAGAATAATTTTGACCACCTGGGTCATGTTAACCAAGACATTATCTCAATTTAGGCAATTCATATTGGTTTATACATGTAAACAGAAGAAATAATTTAGATCACCTGGGTCATGTTAACCAGGACATTATCACGATTTATGCAATTCAAATTGGTTTATACATGTAAACTGAAGCACAATTTTTaccaccgccgggggtcagagatcgtGCTCGAAGTTACACTCGCattcactagtggaagttttggatgagaaaacggacattttgatgagaatcggccaaaatggtgagaatttaattttctcattcttttggatgagaaaataataatcggggattagcaattctcaccagttttaataagacaataatgattgacacacacaccaggaagtttctcatccaaaagaatgagaaaattaaattctcaccattttggccgattctcatcaaaatgtccgttttctcatccaaaacttccactagtgattgatacgcattggtcacgtgtccagaaatttTTCCCGTGAAAATGTACCTATTGATGTCATGGATTGAACTATTACCATCATACAGTCCAAAACCATATATTGGAGTTTATTAGGAACATCTACGTTGAATCACTTACTCAGTCACTTAATgacaaaatgaaaaattgaaaaatattaaaattaattgaCCATTAGTGCTTGTGTTGATATTAGATTGGTCAATTTGTCTATATTTGACCATCACTAAAAGCTGAGTGGCATATTGGAACATGACTTATATAGTGATGAGTTATCTGTTTAAATATTTGCTATTTGAAATCATCCATGTATGAATAATGTAATAATGAATTATGGATTCAAAAAGAGGTCAAAAACAGTTCCAAATATGGACGTAGCTTCTGTAAATCCGATAAAAATATAGTGTATGATGGCTATAACTGAAATAACATTTGAAAATTCCCAAAACAATTTCTGACAAATACCACCCAAAGTTTTATGGTACATACATTTGTAAGTCACaagtaaccagtatttcaaaaaacagctttgaattgatgtgatgggattaaATTGTATTCAATAAATTATATGCTGACCAATAGATCGTTCTACTGTTTCACGATTCAAATTACCATCCAATCTAAATACAATCCTAGAAGACATTGagacaaatagcatacatgtGAAATAT of Amphiura filiformis chromosome 14, Afil_fr2py, whole genome shotgun sequence contains these proteins:
- the LOC140169139 gene encoding kappa-type opioid receptor-like; its protein translation is MESKSNSSFDALCKEGSFRNESTLSDEEVIEKYFYSTADRHIITVFFPILLTFGLLGNLAFLAVVAKIPSMRTLTNSYLANLAICDTVFIITMTYDILGSYIQHAPLYMTSHKSDLGCIMTNSIIYVTLFTSVCLLLIMTTERYLGICRPLQHHLVVSKERTVKLIIMCWVFGILYSGLVVPRWGKVVKVCVLWPNSDRFADMTSKLSLSCTTLHPIFPAFSDIVQAIPFVVTLIFNTTMFSRIIKKLHKSIFGSTMKSRNQVARLLIATNVVFFLCLTPYFFIRVNAAVLYLSDYRVGIKIADTRRRTLLWFVRGLIVANATTNPLIYSVTNPRYRQAFLQLFSRSYASTGQRRSSSRSTQQTSNM